One Paraglaciecola mesophila genomic region harbors:
- a CDS encoding DUF305 domain-containing protein produces MTYLKFLAMIVVSTLVMFVMMYLNTYALSHLFFSETRTYMALYMGSAMAVIMLLFMLGMYRNKKRNTGIFIGAVALFLLCLYLVRSQVTVSDSAYMKAMIPHHSIAILTSERANIQDARVSELADNIIQAQRDEIKQMQWLLKDIEQNGKALTKADAQQRPVPKFNTTLTPGGQNE; encoded by the coding sequence CGTTTCTACCCTTGTCATGTTCGTGATGATGTACTTGAACACGTACGCCCTCTCCCATCTATTTTTCAGCGAGACAAGAACCTATATGGCGCTGTATATGGGGTCGGCCATGGCGGTCATTATGCTGTTGTTCATGCTTGGAATGTACCGCAATAAAAAGCGCAACACAGGGATCTTTATTGGTGCCGTCGCGCTGTTTTTACTGTGCCTCTATCTTGTTCGCTCACAAGTCACCGTGTCTGACTCCGCTTATATGAAGGCTATGATCCCTCACCACTCAATTGCCATTTTGACCAGTGAAAGAGCCAATATCCAAGACGCACGCGTTAGTGAATTAGCCGATAACATCATTCAAGCCCAGCGTGATGAAATTAAGCAAATGCAATGGTTGCTCAAAGACATAGAGCAAAACGGCAAAGCCCTGACAAAAGCCGATGCCCAGCAGCGACCGGTACCTAAATTTAATACCACCTTAACCCCAGGAGGTCAAAATGAGTAA